A section of the Subtercola frigoramans genome encodes:
- a CDS encoding SDR family oxidoreductase: MRIAIAGGHGAIALLTEKRLAEAGHEAVAIIRNPDHAADVLVAGGIPVVIDLEAVDAQTLARDLQGVDAVVFAAGAGPGSSAERKLTVDRDGAVLLADAAELAGIRRFVLVSSMGADASLPDSDDVFQVYLRAKGEADEAVRSRDLDYTIIRPGGLTDEAGTGQVTLAGSTGRGGIPRDDVAAIIVATLLDGTGIGAQFEAIAGDTPVAEALEAVLY; encoded by the coding sequence ATGAGAATCGCTATAGCCGGAGGTCACGGCGCCATCGCACTGCTCACCGAGAAACGCCTCGCAGAGGCCGGCCACGAGGCGGTGGCGATCATCCGAAACCCCGATCACGCGGCAGACGTGCTCGTCGCCGGCGGCATTCCGGTGGTCATCGACCTCGAGGCAGTGGATGCCCAGACCCTCGCTCGCGACCTGCAGGGTGTCGACGCCGTCGTCTTCGCGGCCGGCGCCGGGCCGGGCTCGAGCGCCGAGCGCAAGTTGACCGTCGATCGTGACGGCGCGGTACTTCTGGCTGACGCGGCGGAGCTGGCGGGCATCCGTCGCTTCGTACTGGTCTCGTCGATGGGGGCCGATGCTTCGCTGCCCGACTCTGACGACGTCTTCCAGGTGTACCTGCGCGCCAAGGGCGAGGCCGATGAAGCGGTGCGGTCGCGCGATCTGGACTACACGATCATCCGGCCCGGTGGGCTGACCGATGAGGCCGGAACCGGGCAGGTCACACTCGCGGGGAGTACGGGGCGGGGCGGGATCCCGCGCGACGATGTTGCCGCCATCATCGTCGCAACGCTTCTCGACGGCACGGGCATCGGCGCCCAGTTCGAAGCGATCGCTGGCGACACGCCCGTGGCCGAGGCTCTGGAGGCAGTGCTCTACTGA
- a CDS encoding dihydroorotase — protein MTLDTTLAPAVVDAEVGSSRIDLAVRGLLPQPDGSWAVGEVLVRDGVIVAVTAPHTVPATRTIDAGSSYLVPGMVDAHVHSLSHDGEGIAAATRAAAAGGVTTIVEMPFDLAGPISTVDRFSRKAELAEREAHIDVALLGTALPGGGWRNIEALAAVGAAGFKVSTFHTDTQRFPRVHDGELLDVFSAAADNGMPVCVHAENNDIIKHLIERYRPEGDDPLAHIRSRPEVSETLGVLTVLEIGRAAGAKIHMCHTSLPRSVSLVRSWAEDGMDVTMETCPHYLLLDESDMKEQGTRLKINPPLRTASAREGLWAQIENGMVDVISSDHAPWPVEFKNHRNVFDNHSGAPGVQTIYPLVLAEALRRSPKTFRAAIEAMTINPARRYGLDKRKGAIAPGYDADIVAFDGNAVWKVDLADLQSNAGWSPYEGFEVPGRVTLTLSRGRVVFDGELRSEPGSGSVLAPAHTS, from the coding sequence ATGACCCTCGACACCACCCTCGCCCCTGCCGTCGTCGACGCGGAGGTCGGTTCGTCGCGCATCGACCTTGCGGTGCGGGGCCTGTTGCCGCAGCCGGATGGAAGCTGGGCGGTCGGGGAGGTTCTGGTTCGTGACGGCGTCATCGTCGCAGTCACCGCGCCGCACACGGTGCCGGCGACCCGCACCATCGATGCAGGGAGCAGTTATCTCGTTCCGGGCATGGTGGATGCTCACGTGCACAGCCTCAGCCACGACGGCGAGGGCATCGCGGCGGCGACCCGTGCGGCGGCGGCCGGAGGGGTCACGACCATCGTCGAGATGCCCTTCGATCTGGCCGGGCCGATCTCGACCGTCGACAGGTTCTCCCGCAAGGCGGAACTCGCCGAGCGGGAGGCACACATCGATGTCGCACTGCTCGGCACCGCGCTGCCGGGCGGTGGCTGGCGCAACATCGAGGCATTGGCCGCGGTAGGTGCTGCGGGCTTCAAAGTCTCGACCTTCCACACCGATACACAGCGATTCCCTCGCGTCCACGATGGGGAACTGCTCGACGTGTTCAGCGCAGCGGCTGACAACGGCATGCCGGTGTGCGTCCATGCCGAGAACAACGACATCATCAAACACCTCATCGAACGGTATCGCCCAGAGGGTGACGACCCCCTGGCGCACATCCGAAGCCGACCAGAGGTGTCTGAGACCCTCGGCGTGCTGACCGTTCTCGAGATCGGCAGGGCCGCTGGGGCGAAGATCCACATGTGCCACACCAGTCTGCCGCGCTCAGTCAGCCTGGTGCGCTCGTGGGCCGAAGACGGCATGGACGTCACGATGGAGACGTGCCCCCACTACCTCCTTCTCGATGAGAGCGACATGAAGGAGCAGGGCACCAGACTGAAGATCAACCCGCCTCTTCGCACTGCGTCGGCGCGGGAGGGTCTCTGGGCCCAGATCGAGAACGGTATGGTCGACGTGATCAGTTCCGATCACGCCCCCTGGCCCGTGGAGTTCAAGAACCACAGGAATGTGTTCGACAACCACTCCGGGGCTCCCGGAGTGCAGACCATCTACCCCCTGGTGCTCGCTGAGGCGCTCCGCCGGTCGCCGAAGACCTTCAGGGCCGCCATCGAAGCGATGACGATCAATCCCGCGAGGCGCTACGGACTCGACAAGCGCAAGGGCGCGATCGCGCCCGGCTACGACGCCGACATCGTCGCTTTCGACGGCAATGCCGTGTGGAAGGTCGACCTGGCCGACCTCCAGTCGAATGCTGGCTGGTCGCCCTACGAAGGCTTCGAAGTTCCCGGCCGCGTCACGCTGACCCTCTCACGAGGCCGTGTGGTCTTCGACGGCGAGCTGAGATCCGAGCCCGGTTCGGGTTCGGTGCTGGCACCCGCGCACACCTCCTGA
- a CDS encoding MFS transporter has translation MASDIVETEGLDPNFVAPSLLDETTELAEESGNAPEWQALPEIVSSQARSVKVLIAAQIFGSFGMGASASVAILLAQSVIDSEALAGVARTSLTLGAAVFGIPLAILATRRGRRFSLSSGWALGAVGALVLVLAAILSSAVLLIAGMLLFGAGTATGLQTRFSATDMALPKKRGRTLSYVVWFGLFGSVLGPNLGFPGEYVARWLGLPLLAGAFVLAALLLAVAAVLTLVFLRPDPLKVAQSHHAAAARVAAGANPVPATTVPSKKRGAFRTVLPAIWSIPTARFALIAVVVSHVSMVSLMTMTPVFMEMNGATVTLVGITISVHVLGMFAFAPLVGWASDRLGAPAVIVIGQVIFLGSAIAAIVIGPESTMLTPSLFLLGLGWSCGTVPGSILLSSSVPTEIRTTSQGVVDAVMNAVAALAALCSGPVFVLIGFSGLAIGVIILAAIVLATALVLPRAAWLPRS, from the coding sequence GTGGCCTCAGACATCGTGGAGACAGAGGGTCTCGACCCGAATTTCGTGGCTCCCAGTCTGCTTGACGAAACGACCGAGCTGGCCGAAGAAAGTGGGAATGCTCCCGAATGGCAGGCTCTGCCCGAGATCGTCTCGAGCCAGGCCCGGTCGGTCAAGGTGCTCATCGCTGCCCAGATCTTCGGCTCCTTCGGAATGGGGGCCAGCGCGTCGGTGGCGATCCTGCTCGCGCAGAGTGTCATAGACAGCGAGGCACTCGCCGGTGTCGCTCGCACGTCTCTGACGCTCGGTGCCGCCGTCTTCGGTATTCCGCTCGCAATCCTTGCAACCCGACGCGGACGGCGTTTCTCCCTGAGTTCCGGGTGGGCACTGGGCGCCGTGGGCGCCCTCGTGCTGGTGCTGGCGGCCATCCTGTCGAGTGCCGTTCTTCTCATCGCCGGAATGCTGCTCTTCGGCGCCGGCACCGCGACGGGACTGCAGACGCGATTCTCAGCTACCGACATGGCCTTACCGAAGAAGCGCGGCCGCACCCTCTCGTATGTGGTCTGGTTCGGTCTGTTCGGCTCGGTGCTCGGGCCCAATCTCGGCTTTCCCGGAGAATACGTCGCGCGCTGGCTCGGCTTGCCCCTGCTGGCCGGGGCCTTCGTGCTTGCCGCGCTCCTCCTGGCCGTTGCTGCGGTGCTCACGCTCGTCTTCCTGCGGCCGGACCCCCTCAAGGTCGCTCAATCGCACCATGCCGCCGCTGCGCGCGTGGCTGCCGGTGCAAACCCGGTGCCGGCCACGACGGTGCCCTCAAAGAAGAGGGGAGCATTCCGCACGGTGCTTCCCGCGATCTGGTCCATTCCCACTGCCCGGTTCGCCCTGATCGCGGTGGTCGTCTCGCACGTCTCGATGGTGAGCCTGATGACGATGACACCGGTCTTCATGGAGATGAACGGCGCTACCGTCACGCTGGTCGGCATCACCATCTCCGTGCACGTTCTCGGCATGTTCGCCTTCGCTCCCCTCGTCGGCTGGGCCAGCGACAGACTCGGGGCACCGGCCGTGATCGTCATCGGTCAGGTCATCTTCCTCGGTAGTGCGATCGCAGCCATCGTCATCGGGCCCGAGTCGACCATGCTCACTCCGAGTCTCTTTCTTCTGGGTCTCGGATGGTCGTGCGGCACTGTTCCGGGCTCGATCCTGCTCTCCTCGAGTGTTCCCACCGAGATCCGCACCACATCGCAGGGCGTCGTCGACGCCGTGATGAATGCAGTGGCCGCACTGGCCGCCTTGTGTTCCGGCCCGGTCTTCGTGCTCATCGGTTTCAGCGGCCTGGCGATCGGAGTGATCATCCTCGCGGCGATCGTGCTCGCGACCGCACTCGTGCTTCCGCGAGCGGCCTGGCTGCCGCGCTCGTGA
- a CDS encoding rhodanese-like domain-containing protein: MTQSTAPAADLTLDEAGALAPLEHAGVALARVKSGAVLIDVRGAENIARDGAVDGAIPVDRYNLEAEFGLDSPNRHPAVVDHDTPIVVVCGSVRGSGPVARELIAQGFTNVVHVEGGVASWHEAAGTPQSGDGDGATCSV, translated from the coding sequence ATGACCCAGTCCACTGCTCCGGCGGCCGACCTCACACTGGACGAGGCAGGCGCGCTTGCCCCCCTCGAGCACGCCGGTGTTGCTCTCGCCCGCGTGAAGTCCGGCGCCGTGCTCATCGATGTGCGGGGGGCGGAGAACATCGCCCGGGATGGCGCTGTCGACGGTGCCATCCCAGTGGACCGGTACAACCTGGAGGCGGAGTTCGGCCTCGATTCACCCAATCGACACCCAGCCGTCGTCGACCACGACACCCCCATCGTCGTGGTCTGCGGAAGCGTCCGCGGTTCCGGCCCGGTTGCACGGGAACTGATCGCACAGGGATTCACGAATGTCGTTCACGTCGAAGGCGGCGTCGCCTCGTGGCACGAGGCCGCGGGCACCCCGCAATCGGGAGACGGCGACGGCGCAACCTGCTCGGTCTGA